One window from the genome of Grus americana isolate bGruAme1 chromosome 2, bGruAme1.mat, whole genome shotgun sequence encodes:
- the RNF19A gene encoding E3 ubiquitin-protein ligase RNF19A, which produces MKFNPFLMSDLDMSLHRQMGSDRDLQSSASSVSLPSVKKAPKKRRISLGSLFRRKKDTKRKSRDLNGGVDGIASIESIHSEMCTDKNSIFSTCTSSDNGTTSSSKPSGDFMECPLCLLRHSKDRFPEIMTCHHRSCVDCLRQYLRIEISESRVNISCPECSERFNPHDIRLILNDDILMEKYEEFMLRRWLVADPDCRWCPAPDCGYAVIAFGCASCPKLTCGREGCGTEFCYHCKQIWHPNQTCDAARQERAQSLRLRTIRSSSISYSQESGAAADDIKPCPRCAAYIIKMNDGSCNHMTCAVCGCEFCWLCMKEISDLHYLSPSGCTFWGKKPWSRKKKILWQLGTLVGAPVGIALIAGIAIPAMIIGIPVYVGRKIHNRYEGKDISKHKRNLAIAGGVTLSVIVSPVVAAVTVGIGVPIMLAYVYGVVPISLCRSGGCGVSAGNGKGVRIEFDDENDINVGGTNAAVDTTSVAEARHNPSIGEGSVGGLTGSLSASGSHMDRIGAIRDNLSETASTMALAGASITGSLSGSAMVNCFNRLEVQADVQKERYSLSGESGTVSLGTVSDNASTKAMAGSILNSYIPLDREGNSMEVQVDIESKPAKFRHNSGSSSVDDGSAAGRSNAGCSSACLPESKSSATKWSKETTAGKKCKGKLRKKSSMKINETREDMDAQLLEQQSTNSSEFDSPSLSDSIPSVADSHSSHFSEFSCSDMESMKTSCSHGSSDYHTRFTTVSVLPEVENDRLENSPQPSGIPVPVPTAPSTDVPQLSYIAEESINNGSSKDVDLSVGETLKETNNNHSQHAVELSTAIQTEI; this is translated from the exons ATGAAATTTAACCCATTTCTTATGAGTGACCTAGACATGAGTTTACATCGGCAAATGGGCTCTGATCGGGACCTCCAGtcttctgcttcctctgtgAGCTTGCCATCAGTTAAAAAGGcaccaaagaaaagaagaatttcaTTGGGCTCTCTTTTTcggagaaaaaaagacacaaaacgCAAGTCTAGGGATTTAAATGGAGGTGTTGATGGAATTGCAAGTATTGAAAGTATTCATTCAGAAATGTGTACAGACAAGAACTCTATTTTCTCCACGTGTACCTCTTCTGATAACGGAACAACCTCTAGCAGCAAACCAAGTGGAGACTTCATGGAATGCCCCTTGTGCCTTTTGCGGCACTCCAAGGACAGGTTCCCAGAGATAATGACTTGTCACCATAGATCTTGTGTGGATTGCTTGCGTCAGTATCTCCGGATAGAAATCTCTGAGAGCAGAGTTAATATTAGCTGTCCAGAATGCTCGGAACGATTTAATCCTCATGATATTCGTTTGATATTAAATGATGACATCTTGATGGAAAAATACGAAGAATTTATGCTTAGGCGATGGCTGGTTGCCGATCCTGATTGTAGGTGGTGCCCAGCTCCAGATTGTGG ATATGCTGTGATCGCTTTTGGATGTGCCAGCTGTCCCAAACTTACATGTGGACGAGAAGGCTGTGGAACTGAATTTTGCTACCACTGTAAGCAGATTTGGCACCCAAACCAGACCTGCGATGCTGCTCGCCAGGAGAGAGCTCAAAGTCTCCGCCTGAGAACAATTCGTTCTTCATCTATTAGTTACAGCCAGGAATCTGGAGCAGCAG CTGATGACATAAAGCCATGCCCACGCTGTGCTGCttacataataaaaatgaatgatgGAAGCTGCAATCATATGACTTGTGCTGTCTGTGGCTGTGAATTCTGTTGGCTATGTATGAAAGAGATCTCAGATTTACATTATTTAAG CCCATCAGGTTGcacattttggggaaagaagCCGTGGAGCcgtaagaagaaaatactgtggcAACTAGGAACGCTTGTTGGAGCTCCTGTAGGAATTGCCTTAATAGCTGGCATTGCTATTCCTGCTATGATTATTGGAATTCCTGTGTATGTGGGACGTAAG ATTCACAATCGATACGAAGGCAAAGACATTTCAAAGCACAAGCGAAACTTGGCTATAGCGGGTGGTGTAACCTTATCTGTAATTGTTTCTCCAGTTGTAGCTGCAGTAACTGTAG GTATTGGTGTTCCTATTATGCTGGCTTACGTGTATGGAGTTGTTCCAATTTCCCTCTGCCGAAGTGGGGGCTGTGGTGTGTCAGCAGGCAATGGAAAAGGTGTCAGGATAGAATTTGATGATGAAAATGACATAAATGTTGGTGGAACAAATGCAGCTGTAG ATACCACTTCAGTGGCAGAGGCACGTCATAACCCTAGCATAGGTGAAGGAAGCGTTGGAGGACTGACTGGCAGCTTGAGTGCAAGTGGTAGCCACATGGATAGAATAGGAGCCATTCGAGACAACCTAAGTGAAACCGCTAGTACCAtggccctggctggggccagtATAACAGGGAGCCTCTCGGGAAGTGCAATGGTTAATTGCTTTAACAG aCTGGAAGTACAAGCAGATGTGCAGAAAGAACGATACAGTCTGAGCGGAGAATCTGGCACAGTTAGCTTGGGAACAGTTAGTGATAATGCCAGTACCAAAGCAATGGCAGGATCCATCCTGAACTCCTACATCCCTTTGGACAG GGAAGGCAACAGTATGGAAGTGCAAGTGGATATTGAATCAAAGCCAGCCAAATTCAGGCACAACAGTGGAAGCAGTAGTGTTGATGATGGCAGTGCTGCAGGTCGTAGTAATGCCGGTTGTTCATCCGCCTGCTTGCCAGAAAGTAAATCCAGTGCCACCAAGTGGTCCAAAGAaacaacagcaggaaaaaaatgtaaaggtaAGCTGAGAAAGAAGAGTAGCATGAAGATAAATGAGACACGAGAGGACATGGATGCCCAGCTGTTGGAACAACAAAGCACAAACTCCAGTGAATTTGACTCTCCCTCCCTTAGTGATAGTATTCCATCTGTAGCAGATTCTCACTCGAGTCATTTTTCTGAGTTTAGCTGCTCAGATATGGAAAGTATGAAAACTTCCTGTAGCCATGGTTCCAGCGACTATCATACTCGCTTTACCACAGTCAGTGTTCTCCCGGAGGTGGAAAACGATCGCTTGGAAAACTCTCCACAGCCCAGTGGAATCCCTGTGCCTGTTCCAACAGCCCCAAGCACTGATGTTCCACAGCTGAGTTACATTGCTGAGGAAAGCATTAATAATGGATCTTCAAAAGATGTAGATTTAAGTGTTGgtgaaacactgaaagaaacaaacaacaaccaTTCACAACATGCTGTGGAATTAAGCACTGCTATTCAGACTGAAATTTAA